GCGGTAATTCACCGTCTTCAGCAGCAGGAACATGGCAGCAATCACACCACAGTAGATTCCCACTATCACCATGGTTGGCGGTAGGGCCTGGAATTAGAGGAACAAGTAGGGAAAAAGGTTATATAGACAACCCTCTTACGGTTTCATTTTTACCCATGTTACAGCATTTTATATCCATTTTCTTTCCTGTGTTTATCTCAGCAGCCCAGGAGTGATGTTGATTAAATTTGGACATTCAGACACGATGACACATCATTTATAAACCCGTGAACTGGAACCAAGCACTGCCACAGAGAAAATTAGCTCTGCTAAACGCAGCTAAAAGAGATAATTACATTATTGCACCTATTGTCCCAATTATTTATGACACATCTGCAGTGTCTTAAGATTTGATTATGAATTTGTCTGCTTAGTGCAGCTGGCAAGCAGGCGATTACAGAAAGAGGTGACTAGATGGGCTCTAGGCTCTCTCTTGTCCTTGAGATATCCTCCTGCATCTGCTTGTAGCTctcacaaacagcagcagcacgaCTCAAACTTGCGGCTCAATATAAACCACAGAGCTGACCAAAGCATTTCCACTCCAGGAATAGAAAGGAAACCACAAACCTATTTCAAACACCCCAGTTTCTCTATATAGAAGTGAGcacacagacattcacaatcATGCCAGCAGTTATAAATGTGCATTTTATGTGTGCAGCACATAAAGTTTGGCAGAATCATTCTGCAAGCAACCTTTTATTGACGTGCCACAGAAAAGAGCACCTTAAGAAAGTAAAGCCGTTTAGGAAACCCGCAAACAAAGACATTTTGAGATGAAAAAACTGAACAAGCAGCTCTCAGCAATATGATTCTGATTCCTGGGCTTTTACACGGGCAAGATCCCTGCTAACACCCTTGTGAACTGTGCTCCTACAGTCACAGCTGGTAGCTTCTGAAAACTGGTGATACCGAAAATCACTGTCGACCGGAGGACAACAAATAGATAAAGATGGGGGAAGGGAAAATAAATTCACTGATTACAGCCTGACACAGTGTAAATATCCAAGTGGACCTTAACCTAAACACAGAATATGAACAAAAGAGCGTTTCGGTACGATCTAGTTGATGGACAGTAGACTGAAACCTCAAGGAGTTAAAGGCTCTTTTGTTAACGTCTCCACCAGAATAAGGTTTATTTGCTAAGAAATGCTTTTGCTTGATGGATAATTTGGATAATTCCACTACACTTCAAATATCCCGTTGCGTTTCCTTAGTTTAATGTGAGCTTACATTGTCTCCGCTCCAGATAATAGACCGAGACCGACCGTTAGTGAGCTGTGGCTGCTAACCTAACGGACAGTTGGTTTGGTTAACTTAAGCTGTCAACAGTCATGACAAATACATAAAGAAATACCAGTCtatgaggtaaaaaaaataaataaaaaaaataaaataaaataaaaaggagaCAAAGCGGCTCACCATGTACAGCGTGAAGGGGAAACATAGTAGAAAGAGCCAGATGTAGAGATGTAAAGCGTTGACGAACGTATTCTGATCGGGGTCGTAGTACCATCCGCCTGTGATTGAAGCCCAGACCCCCTGCCTCAGGATCTGCAAAGTCTGCGACCCCATGTTGTTTTATCCCCTCCGACGAATCCAGGCGGAACCGACCGACACAACAACCGGGGTGACACGCTGGGGCTAGTCGTCGTTCAACATGACAAACAGCGCTCTGTTTTCAGACACTGGCCTGAAAATCCCCTCTGCAGCCATCTTCTCTCTGCAGCTAGCCAGCCAGCTGGGGCACTGTTCAGTCCTCCACTGAGGAAGACTGCTATCCCACCACGCCCTGCGAGGAAGTTCTTCTTCGTGGCATCGGTACTGTTTACACTAAAAATATAAGACCATACATACAAGCTTTATGCCTTCAACCTTCAGGTATTCACTCTCTCTTATtggaaaattatattttttagtGAGTAGGCATATTTATTTGATTGCGACTCAACAGGGTGATGGCAGAGAGCATAAAcgtatgaaataaaatgtaaaaaatcagGCACATATATGGAGCTTTATACTAAATATGACTAAATGGCGACACCTGTCGGTTAAAAACAATACCTGCTACATTAAGGATGCAAAATGGTACTCGAATCCTATCCCATTAACAAAAATCCTGGTCCCACATGATGAAATATGGcatgtctgtttttctgtggTAACTAGTCAAGGTGGGGTGACCTCCAACCACTTTTGATATATGGTGTTCTAAAAAAGTAAGAAGcctcttgttaaatcatgaattaactgcATATTTTTTAGTTCAATTTCACTACTTATACCCAGGtctgattactgccagaccgGACGAATTTAGAAATCACCAAAATAAAACCTATTTGACAAACTGAAATAGGTTAAAAGATCTTAAAAAGCAACATATCATGTCATGATCTAAAGAAAcaactgagaaacaaagtcactgataTCTGTCAGCCTGGAAAGGATTACAAAGATATTTCAAAGGCTTAGAAACTCCAGccaaccacagtgagagccattattcACAAATGGAAAAAACTTGGAATATCGGTggaccttcccaggagtggccagCCTGTCAAGGGTTCAATGACTCATCCAGGTCACAAAAGAATCCAGCATAACATCTAAAGAACCGTTTCCTGCTTCGGGACCTGGATGACTTGCTGTAACTGATCGAACTATGAactctgctctctaccagaaaatcctgaaggagaatgtccagcCATCAGTTTGTGCCCCAAAGACCTACAACCACCCATATACCCAGATcataagaataataagaatCAGGCACAAAtacagtaatgtgcaaaagtcttgagccaccacttgtttctttacattttgcttccAATAAGTAAAAGTGGAAAGTATCACACAAAGCACACAACAAAATCCCCAGAAACCAGATGACGCAGTATGAGAtaatcttgacagagaacagaacaaaaagcagccatcATCCAAAGTAGCATGATATAAAGAAATCAGGGTTGACTCAAGACAGGAAAAACGCTACAGTGCAGCTCTGAGTGCGAGTCTTGATTACaggttgaaataaaacagaagaaaaatggatcAAATAAATGTGAAGCCTGTTAAATGTTAAGAATTAAACAGATCAGAACACATTAATCAATACCATttaatgtatataaaaaaaaccataCAAAAGCAGGGCATTTCTTCCGAAGGAGATGAAAGTGTCTGAAATGAACAAGCCATGTTCAGGTCAAGAGGCCATTTGCTTTCCAGATGAGATGACACATCATGTTTGTAAAGCAGACAGCAAATTAAACGATCCTCTGAAGTCACTACAACAGAAACATTAAGATGATGTTGACAGTAAGCTGACACTGATGCTGATGTCAgcttatcaaaaaaaaaaaaaaatcctccccCACTTCAAATTGCTTGTTTGTGCTACAGCTGCTTGAAGCCTATCAAGGGCACAGGACTAATGCTGCAGCGTAAAAAGAGTCTCAACACTGACATAAACAACTGACTCCTTTTATTTTCAGTattctaaaaactgatcaaataAGCAGAGAGTTGGGGAGGAATGTCTCAAGTCATTTTCCCAGTGAGTGATGTAGGACTTTGCAGAGCCGTGCGCAACCTTCCCAGTGTCTGACAAATATGGCTGTCACTGTAGTCTTGCTCTTTTCTCAGGAGGTGGTTTGTTAGGTGGAGCTGGAGCAGAGGACTTGGTTGCCTGCTCCCTCTCCTCTTGCTTCACTGTTTCTGCGGGAGGTTCAGGTTCCTTTTTCACCTCAACTGCAAAACAAAAGCCTGTAGTTAAAAGTAAACTCAAGAATTTGGCCTTGAAGGACAGACATTAAAAACTAAACTTAACTGATTTGAAAATTGAAATATTCAGCAGAAAAAATAACTGATGTTCTTTTAGTTTAATCAAACAACATGAATTACATTCTGAAAGTAAAAGCAATGTTTCAcatatgaaaataaattaatatctTAGTAATCTGCAGAGTGTTAAGCACTTCCAGACAGACCCTGATAGACTCTTATTATCTATCATAATGATCtataaacaaaaaactgttttaaatatCATACCTGGAATGGGCTTCTCACCAGGCTTAGGCTAAAAGTtcagagaaaagcaaaacaaaacaaaatcaatacAATTGAATCCTCTTAGACTCAAAATTCAAATGAACAAGCTGGGCAATAGCTGACAGTACCTGATAGAAAGTTGGTGGAAATTTTGACCTAAGGTCCAAAAGGAGTGTGTCAACGCGATGCCTCTGAAACAGAGAGCTAGGCTCCTCTTTCTTCTTAGTCTTTGGTTTGGCTTTTTCTGTACAAGAGATTCATGTTAATCACCTTCTGTCAAAGTCATTATTTTAAACTAAAACAAGGATAACAGGTTCAGACTCCTTCTTTTGTTGCTAGTATTTGTGATCAcatcacatgactgataatcAGAACTTTAACATCTAAATTGTAAACTGCCAAACTGCTAACCTCTCTCCTCATGGTCCTTGAAGTGCCACCAGTATCCCTTGGATGGGTGATAGCGACAATATGACATGGCCTCATCAAAAGCAGACTGGATTCCATGTACAGCAGAAAGCTAAAAACAGATATAATTCATATAAATaacactgatttttttaaaatcagtgttACACAAACTTATCTTTTACAGAATTacaatgaatgtttttttttttttaccactctAGAGCTGATAACTGTTCCCAGGTCTGGAGCCTGATACACGACTCCAGCTATGATGTAGTAATCAGCCAAGGGAACCACTGTAGTATGAACAGAGAAGCAGAAATTCAACTGATGTGAAATGAAGACTTTACAAATCTAACAAATAACGGCTTGAGTGTTATCCAGCTGGACTGCTAATTACCATTTTTATGCAGCTGAAATTTTATACAAAAGACTCCAGTGGTAAACAGTATAAGTAAGTAAATAGAAGGACTGAAACAGACTATAGTCAATCAGACTTTGGAACCCACCTTGCGTCGGTGACTGCCTCTGTTGTTTACGGATTATATAAAGAATTGGCTCCTGAGCATGAAGAAGGATGTATTCAACTCCCACCATCTGACTGTAAATGAGACAGAAGCAACGTTTTCACAAATCGGTAGATGTGGCGATATTATAATAGtattacttgtgtgtgtgtgtgtgtgtgtgtgtgtgtgtgtgtttgggctcTACTTGACAATATGATTTTGATCAGAATGTCTCCCTTCATAATACTTAATGTAATATTTTCAAAAATCTTTTCACTGCTCTCTATCCAATTTCCATCTATGAAACAAACTTACTTCAGATGATCCACAGTAAGCCGCTGCATCTTCACTACCTCATTATTGCAGGTACGGTCATAGAAAGGGTTGCTTCTGTCAGAAAAGTACTCCAGCACATTTCCAGGATTAAGACCTGGTACCCAATTGCTGTCCACCCAGGATATCCCGAGAAGGTTATCTGGAAATTAAACAGGCAATCAGTTTATGAAATTATATTATTAACTGATGCTGTCTGAGAAATAACTGTGAGTGCATTTATATGTTAGCGATGAAATGACATCTCAGCTTGACATGGATATTGTCAATACTGAGAGCATTTTATTGATGAAAATGTCTTGTTACACAACTATAGAGATGCCTtctttttgtgtgcatgtgtatgtctgtctgtgtgtgtgtgtgtgtgtgtgtgtgtgtgtggggggggggggtgttggtGTAACATCTACACATGTTTTCAGTCAATCTACACTTTTATTATTTCTGGGTATGAATATAATTGAGGAACTGAGTCTGTATTAACACTATCTATCCAATAATGAAAATGGGTCAAATGGCCCAAAGGAAACATGAGGGTAATTCTGGTTTCCTGATTAACATGATTACGCTCTTGATAATAAAAGGTTTTATTTCAGGTAATAACAAGACACTCTATTGACAGATGACTTATCTCACAGATGACTTATCTCACTGTGAAAGCTGAGTTCTTCAGCAGATCCGAAATAATGCTAAAACAGAGCAGCTATTTGTATTTCTTGAttttatatcaaataaaatcaaactaAATAATATAGCTTCATCTTTTATATGCTTCTCTATTGCCAGTATATTTATCAGATGTTAGGATACATGAATAAAGATAATGAATAAAGATAACTCAGAACAGCTAAACCGGACCAGTGAGCAGCGTCCATTACCAATTACCAATTATGCAGACATCACTTTACCAAAGATGAATAGCCCACTATACTGTAAAACTGAAAGCTGCAATGACTTGAAGTTGTTTTCTGTTGTAACTACCACCAAAAGTCATTCTAAGGCTCTGGCAGACAGCATAAGCTATGCTAGCCGATATGCTAATAAAAAGCGAAGGAGACGCTACTCGTTAACAGCGTTAGCTTGCAGCACAAACGAATAAGCTTGAAGCTGCAGAAAAAACAATCAAGGAGCTGTTTCGAAGTTATAAATAACATGAGGTTTTTATACTAATTAAACTGCACATCTAAAAAAAGAATATAACAATTTAGCTACCTCTGAAATCCACCGACGCCATGATATAAACAAACTGTCTCCTAAAGATTACGTCTCCGGCGTACTTTGATTACGTCATCGTACTTTTCGGCTGAGAATGTGATTAAGATGAGAAATGCTTTTGCTACAGCAGCTGAAATGGTGGTAAAATACTGCtgttactactactactactactactactaataataaaaatagcagTACGAATAACAatactaataatactaataataatgatatgaCAGATATATATGACAGATAGATATATAATGTTAAAGAGGGTGATGGCATGTGGCATGAAAGACTTTCCTCTATCTGTTTTTGTGGCAGCAGAGCTGAATCAGTCTGTCACAAGAGATGCcttttaaaaaatttatttacaatttattCAGTGACCTTCTCTCCACCAGAGCTTTACTAGTCTCCAATTTACAGCCAGTCACAGAGCTAGCCTTTATCATCAGTTTATTCAGTCTGTGGGTGTGACCAGCTCTAAGGATCTCAGCTTTTTTGGAAAATAGTTTAGCTTGTGGATATAGACACCTAGGTATTTCCTGTCCCAGGATAGACACAGTTCATTTGGTATTCCTCTTCCTTCTGAAGTCTATCTCCACCTCTAGTCTTATTATTCACAAGGAGAACTCCTCCCAGACCACTTAACAAAAAATATCCAGTGGTGCTCAGTAGTCCTCCTCCTGCCCATCACTAATACATTCTGTAATTGGCACGGCCCAGAGTTGTACTGAAATTCTTAGGTGTAAAGCATGAGCAGGACTGGAGGCAGCACGGTCTCAGTGGTACTCCTTTGCTGCCCATCACCAGATCAGTCAGCACCACTGCCCAGTCTCACATGTTGTGGTCCATACTCAGTAATCCATGAGATGGGAGCACGTTTACCGATGTTCCCTGTAGCTTCTCTCTCAATTACGGCgaagaattaaaataaataaataaattcactttAGAATAAATATGATCCTCCCCACCTACCAGTCATTACTATCTAGAGTGTAATAAGCTGTCTACAATATGCAGATGATTGCACCATCCACTCCCAGATTTTGTGtttatgcagactgcagagGGTTAAGAGATGTATTTCACCTGAACGTTCAGAAATAATACAGAATAATGAATGTTTATtcattatgtatttaaaaagtgcatgcATGAAGTGGAGTGCAGGACAGAAAATTTTGCAAacgtgttttattattatttttgatcaCAGATAGAAAATATGCTATTACTCTAggataacataataataataataactagcaGAATGTTACCCAGAATCTACATGGTCAATGTGAGACCCCAAGTCAGATGGACAGACCGTATTTTCCATTAGGTTATCCCATTGTATAGACTTTATAGACTTTATATAAAGGTTTATACAAAAGCTTATTACAAGATTTTAATAACTAAAATTATGCTTGGAGgaatattttattgtaaatgtacTTTTTGTAATTATCCCATGCTAATTTTAACGTAAGATTTCACCACCAGAGGGCAACATTTTGCCAGTAGATGTATTGAAATGTTTTTTGATGCCTGCCATTTTTCTTataacttttcttttctttttaggcCTACTTCCCTTTCCTTAAACCCTTAGTTATACTCCATTGTGGACGTGTGCACAGACTTCTGGAGACCCGACTGTTATACTTCTTAGAACTCTGGTTGGAGTCCTCTCCCTGGAGCACATTCTACTTGGTTCAGTAAGGTAATCTGTTTAGTTAGTTTGGCAAAATTGTCAactagtttttaaaaataataataatttagaaTTACGACCTTTGATCAAGAtaagactgaaaataaaatactctttttgttcttctaaTTCCAtattcagaagaaaaaaattgaCAGGTAACAAGCCACTTTCATAATATTTATGTTATCATTAAGCACCAGtcatattacatttaaaaaatataatacgatatatatataaaatagatctttaagttattaaaaaaaacatgcaataaCGTTGCATATTTTGGGAGTGTAGATTAAACTGATCTCATTTAGTATTTAGTATtgacttaaaacacacacacacacacacacacacccacacacacacaatgttaTAAATGATGTGGTCATTCTTGCGGTTAATTTGTTAAAATTCTACCCTCACTTTCAGTGCATACAAACCCTTATAGTAAGGCTAACTGCAGAGACATTTTTACACGTGTTCGCACTTGTTGACAGCAGCATGCTGTAGATCCCAGGCGCGTGATAACGATTTCATGGGTTACATGGTCTTTATTTCTGATCAGCAGCATTTGTTCAACGCTGAAATTCCAGAGACACACCCAGACAGACAGCTGACTTCATTCCCCCAGTGACAGTGACAGGAGAGACACGGTGAACAAACAACCTGACACACGCTCAGTGCTGCCGAGAAAATGCCCAGTCAAAATGAAACCGTATGCCCGAAAATGCTCTTACACATGCACCTCCGTCTTCATAACAGAGACTAATAACACTATCATCCTCCAAAACCCCCATCCGAATGACATCATAGTCTGTAATTAGGAGTCTGTAGTCTGTCAAGAGTAGCTGCGCAATGCTGCTCTGTAGAGATAAAATGAGCTGGATGAGCTTTATCTGATTCATCTGAGTAGAGATGACTACATTCCTCCACTTTAAGACAAGCGTGACAccaaaaaaagacataaaaagaagaagtgaattCATATTCACTCCGATTAAGTTTTTCCTCGGTGGTGAGATGGCTTAGGAAGGATGAAATACGGCAATTTATTACACGGTCATTTGGCCTTATTTAGAAATACAATACAAGAAATCCACGATAGGGCCACAAATTACTACTGGCGTCTGAAGGGGAAATAACataatttcttctttttaaaaaatgttaattcAAATACAGGACTATAACTTCCCTCTCATTTCTCACAGGTTGCAAACGAAATGATAATAAAATTATCTCCAGATAAATTGATAATGATATTAAACCTCTTCTTCCTGGTGTGGGACCCCCATGGGACCACTGGCTCTGTGTGTGTCGACCAATCGGCGAGTTTGAAGAGAAACATACGAGAGCAGGCTACAACAGAGGAGCGCGCATCGCGTAGGGGTGCGCACACAGAAGACGTAGTTGCGACACTGGCGAGGCGAAGACGCGATATAGCCGAGAGGATGCAGTGAAAAGCCTCAATTTCCCAGCTAATTTACAGCCGGGCAGGGCAGCTATAATAGAAATAACGTCGAAAATGAGTGTGATCCAGGCTGCGCACGACGGCAGGGTGGATAGTGGCAAAGGCAGCCACACTGACAACGCCTGCGGATCCCCACGGCTCCAGCAGTGCGCTCACCCCcctaacagcagcagcagccggaCCAAAGATGCCAGATatcagcagcagctccagcagcagaAGCATCATGGTGGGTCGATGCTGAAACAACCATCCTACAACGAACCAGCGGACGTCGTGAGACGGGCGCTGGACTTTAAGAGCCAAGGCACCCAGTGCTACAAGGATAAGAAGTACCGAGAGGCAATCGGCAAGTATCACCGGGCTCTGCTCGAGATTAAAGGGCTGTGCAGGGTTCTGGGGGATCCGGACACAAGCTCCAAGTCACCCTCCTCCCTGCTGCCGACCATCAGCAAGTCCACCACGCTGACGGATGAGCAGAAGGGGGCAATGGAGAACGCAGAGCTGGAGTGTTACAACAGCCTGGCCGGTAAGAGACGTTTCTCGCATACATTTCCCACAGATGGACACAGATTCCACTTATCAGCTGTCTTTTCAGCAGAGGGAAATTCTGGGAATACTCCAGAGCTCATGAATGATTCATTGCCAGTATGAGTCATTCTCAGGCTTACCCCACAATCCGCCTcactttctttttaattatcaCTTTGCTTGAATGGTATATTTATTCACCCCTTGGCAAATTTATAATATTTGCCTTATGTTTAAGATTTAACCAaagaatcagctgtgttttagTCCCTGACAGGACATATTAGTACTTCAGCAAAATAATACAAGTCTAACATTGGGTCCTGCAGTGTGATCAGGAGTTTCGCCCTCTCTCCCCTCTTTTAATCTCTTTCTAGCTTGCCTTTTGCAAATGGAGCTGGTGAACTATGAACGGGTAAAGGAATATTGCCTGAAAGTGCTTAACAAGGAAGGAAAAAACTTCAAAGCTTTGTACCGATCTGGAGTGGCCTATTACCACCTAGGAGACTTCCAGAAAGCCCTGTACTACCTGAAGGAGTCACACAAGCAGGAACCTTCAGGTAAGGATTGCTGGTTCATGGCAAGGAACATTACACCCCGGAATAATATCTGAAACACACGATACATTATTTATGCAGCTTGCTGACTGTGAAAAACATTTAAGGGTGATGAGATGACTagtagagaaaataaaataaaaataagtagGAGTCATCCTTCATCATGCTTCATTGCAATTCAAAATGTGGGTGAGATTCAGTATTTCAGTCTGGACCAAATAGAAGATATCTAAATTAGTTGCTCTGAGCATTTAAAGAAATTGAGTTCTGGGACAAGGTAAAAAGACAGCATTGTAGTGGCTCATTAGTGTTTTGGTTTATACATTtgcccaaaaaacaaaagatcccTGGAGGAGACATaaatccctttggggttgtATCAGGAAAGGCATCTGgtgtaagaaaaaacaaaaaacatgtggAGCTCCCTGCTGTGGTGACCGCTGTGAACAAGGGTGTAGCTGACAGTAGCTTGTGTATCATGTAAAAGTGTTTCACATGAACATGAACAGGTGCACTGCAGAGATATTTGTGGacttcaataaataaataaaataaaacagatgacTCTTGTGGTATAGAAATGGAATAGCAGGCTGTTGACTGGCACTAAACTGACTTCATGCAAAAATATCAAGCGCGCATTGCAGACATGACAGTGAAACCACTGAGTGACATGTTTAAAATAGTCCAGAGTGCTTGAGACAAAGGTAGCTGGACTTCTATTGAGTTCCTGAAGATGTTTCATATCTAAAAGCTGACAGGGTGAACCAGGTATTTGATTAATAATATGAAATTTacaagatttttcttttgtatatGGAGACTAAAAATTATGACTGTGGGCTTTTGGCCTATTTGTGATTCTGTCCCTAGATGTTATTTATAAAATTGGCAGAAATCTGGTACCTAAGATACGCACAGTGAATCAGATTTTCTAGCACAACCTTGGCCTTTTGAATGTGGGTGCTTCATTCATGTCACCCAACATTAATCAGAGCTACAGAAAATAACACAGGAAGACTAGTCAAGTTAGGTAATATGACAACTTTAGAGGTGTATTTGTTGCTTGAATGGCAGGTGGGAAAACTGTAGATGAAGAGGAATCTGCAAACAGCCTCCTGCACGTGGTTAATATCTATTTGTTATGTGTATGTTCGTTTATTTATGTGCTAAGCTAGTAAGATCATTTAGAAAAACCACTGCAGATACACAAGATCTTCATACGGAgcttatttgtttttgcacttcCAAAAAGCTGTGGTTTAAATGACTTCTAGCTGCTTTACTTTAATTCCATGTACCACAGAGTTGTGTTTAAATGGAAGATTTATGACCATATTGATGCACCG
Above is a window of Oreochromis niloticus isolate F11D_XX linkage group LG19, O_niloticus_UMD_NMBU, whole genome shotgun sequence DNA encoding:
- the ttc9 gene encoding tetratricopeptide repeat protein 9A yields the protein MSVIQAAHDGRVDSGKGSHTDNACGSPRLQQCAHPPNSSSSRTKDARYQQQLQQQKHHGGSMLKQPSYNEPADVVRRALDFKSQGTQCYKDKKYREAIGKYHRALLEIKGLCRVLGDPDTSSKSPSSLLPTISKSTTLTDEQKGAMENAELECYNSLAACLLQMELVNYERVKEYCLKVLNKEGKNFKALYRSGVAYYHLGDFQKALYYLKESHKQEPSDTNVIRYIQLTEMKIRRNAQREKKEAT
- the med6 gene encoding mediator of RNA polymerase II transcription subunit 6, with product MASVDFRDNLLGISWVDSNWVPGLNPGNVLEYFSDRSNPFYDRTCNNEVVKMQRLTVDHLNQMVGVEYILLHAQEPILYIIRKQQRQSPTQVVPLADYYIIAGVVYQAPDLGTVISSRVLSAVHGIQSAFDEAMSYCRYHPSKGYWWHFKDHEEREKAKPKTKKKEEPSSLFQRHRVDTLLLDLRSKFPPTFYQPKPGEKPIPVEVKKEPEPPAETVKQEEREQATKSSAPAPPNKPPPEKRARLQ